The Zingiber officinale cultivar Zhangliang chromosome 9A, Zo_v1.1, whole genome shotgun sequence genome window below encodes:
- the LOC122019628 gene encoding LIM domain-containing protein PLIM2b-like, with amino-acid sequence MAVTFSGTQDKCKACEKTVHFVDFLSTDGVIYHKSCFRCSHCNGTLSMCNYSSMDGILYCKPHFEQLFMETGTFTKKFPTVTRSGERIPSKYSSMFSGTQDKCATCKKIAYPLEKLMMEGENYHKTCFKCSVGGCILTPASYAALNGILYCKHHFARLFMEKGTYSHVIQAAMLKQAAAVEHAVGQLPAL; translated from the exons ATGGCAGTGACTTTCAGTGGCACCCAGGACAAGTGCAAGGCCTGCGAGAAGACGGTCCACTTCGTCGACTTCCTCTCCACCGACGGAGTCATCTACCACAAGTCCTGCTTCCGGTGCAGCCACTGCAATGGAACTCTCTCT ATGTGCAACTACTCTTCCATGGATGGTATTCTTTACTGCAAGCCACACTTTGAGCAGCTCTTCATGGAGACCGGTACCTTCACGAAGAAGTTCCCGACCG TCACAAGGTCCGGAGAGAGGATTCCGAGCAAGTACTCATCCATGTTCTCTGGAACTCAAGATAAATGTGCCACTTGCAAGAAGATAGCGTACCCTTTGGAGAAG TTGATGATGGAAGGGGagaattaccacaagacatgcTTCAAGTGCTCGGTGGGAGGGTGCATCTTGACGCCCGCATCGTATGCTGCACTAAACGGCATCCTCTACTGCAAGCACCACTTCGCGCGGCTGTTCATGGAGAAGGGAACCTACAGCCATGTCATCCAAGCTGCCATGCTCAAGCAAGCGGCCGCCGTAGAGCATGCGGTAGGGCAGCTGCCTGCGCTCTAG